The following proteins come from a genomic window of Nicotiana tomentosiformis chromosome 12, ASM39032v3, whole genome shotgun sequence:
- the LOC104110687 gene encoding F-box protein At2g26850-like isoform X1, with translation MLFLLISCFPFILLFSKSFLKPLPTWKNTMGAFSNLWFCEEFLKFLDSWFRKGRNAISYLNLPLMKKPVKSKLENVVEKEEEISLLELPDLTLECIFERLPPNGLCSMAAVCSSLREKCKSDHLWEKHMKEKWGALIGSAAYREWQCYIASRNNVFLLENSRKKKDLLGKFSEIRQLLWNRSKGNEDNSKVRSSSAMSSIMDWYLSLESGKFWFSAQVFNREVQNGHVGFMLSCYDAEVSYDCSTNTFRARYPTQGRRIVEENIEWNRLRAPTVDTPPYVLHISDCLNDLKPDDHFEIQWRKSKEFPYGWWYGAVGHLESCNGNELNCHCHSSDTVLLEFKQYTPGSRWRQIVINRKEHREVGNEADGFYGGIRKLYSDKEISLWKSLWPSSTLE, from the exons ATGctatttttgttgatttcttgTTTTCCTTTCATCCTACTATTTTCTAAGTCATTTCTTAAGCCACTTCCTACTTGGAAGAATACAATGGGAGCTTTCTCAAATCTCTGGTTTTGTGAAGAGTTTTTAAAGTTTTTGGATTCATGGTTCAGAAAAGGTAGGAATGCTATTAGTTACTTGAATTTGCCTCTAATGAAAAAACCTGTTAAGTCAAAACTAGAGAATGTTGTGGAGAAGGAAGAGGAGATTTCTTTACTGGAATTGCCTGATTTGACTTTGGAATgtatcttcgagaggcttccACCAAATGGTCTTTGTAGTATGGCTGCAGTTTGCAGTTCTTTGAGAGAAAAATGCAAAAGTGATCATTTGTGGGAGAAACATATGAAGGAAAAATGGGGTGCATTGATAGGATCTGCTGCTTATAGAGAATGGCAATGCTACATTGCCTCAAGAAATAATGTTTTCCTCTTGGAAAattcaagaaaaaagaaagatttACTTGGGAAATTTTCAGAAATTAGGCAACTTTTATGGAACAGATCAAAAGGAAATGAAGATAACAGCAAGGTTAGAAGTTCTTCAGCAATGAGCTCAATTATGGATTGGTATCTCTCCCTTGAGTCTGGCAAGTTTTGGTTCTCAGCTCAGGTTTTTAACCGCGAG GTGCAGAATGGCCATGTTGGTTTTATGCTATCTTGTTATGATGCTGAGGTTAGCTATGATTGCAGCACAAATACTTTCAGAGCAAG GTATCCGACACAGGGGAGGCGAATAGTAGAGGAAAACATAGAATGGAATAGGCTAAGAGCACCAACTGTTGATACTCCTCCTTATGTTCTTCATATATCAGATTGCTTAAATGATCTGAAACCTGATGATCACTTTGAGATTCAGTGGAGAAAAAGCAAAGAGTTCCCATATG GTTGGTGGTATGGAGCTGTTGGACACTTGGAGTCCTGTAATGGCAATGAATTGAATTGCCATTGCCATTCCAGTG ACACAGTGCTACTGGAGTTCAAACAGTACACCCCCGGCTCGAGATGGAGGCAAATAGTGATAAACAGAAAGGAACACAGAGAAGTGGGCAATGAAGCAGATGGTTTTTATGGAGGAATCAGAAAGCTTTATAGTGACAAAGAGATTTCATTGTGGAAGAGCCTCTGGCCTAGCAGCACTTTGGAATAG
- the LOC104110687 gene encoding F-box protein At2g26850-like isoform X2 codes for MLFLLISCFPFILLFSKSFLKPLPTWKNTMGAFSNLWFCEEFLKFLDSWFRKGRNAISYLNLPLMKKPVKSKLENVVEKEEEISLLELPDLTLECIFERLPPNGLCSMAAVCSSLREKCKSDHLWEKHMKEKWGALIGSAAYREWQCYIASRNNVFLLENSRKKKDLLGKFSEIRQLLWNRSKGNEDNSKVRSSSAMSSIMDWYLSLESGKFWFSAQVFNRENGHVGFMLSCYDAEVSYDCSTNTFRARYPTQGRRIVEENIEWNRLRAPTVDTPPYVLHISDCLNDLKPDDHFEIQWRKSKEFPYGWWYGAVGHLESCNGNELNCHCHSSDTVLLEFKQYTPGSRWRQIVINRKEHREVGNEADGFYGGIRKLYSDKEISLWKSLWPSSTLE; via the exons ATGctatttttgttgatttcttgTTTTCCTTTCATCCTACTATTTTCTAAGTCATTTCTTAAGCCACTTCCTACTTGGAAGAATACAATGGGAGCTTTCTCAAATCTCTGGTTTTGTGAAGAGTTTTTAAAGTTTTTGGATTCATGGTTCAGAAAAGGTAGGAATGCTATTAGTTACTTGAATTTGCCTCTAATGAAAAAACCTGTTAAGTCAAAACTAGAGAATGTTGTGGAGAAGGAAGAGGAGATTTCTTTACTGGAATTGCCTGATTTGACTTTGGAATgtatcttcgagaggcttccACCAAATGGTCTTTGTAGTATGGCTGCAGTTTGCAGTTCTTTGAGAGAAAAATGCAAAAGTGATCATTTGTGGGAGAAACATATGAAGGAAAAATGGGGTGCATTGATAGGATCTGCTGCTTATAGAGAATGGCAATGCTACATTGCCTCAAGAAATAATGTTTTCCTCTTGGAAAattcaagaaaaaagaaagatttACTTGGGAAATTTTCAGAAATTAGGCAACTTTTATGGAACAGATCAAAAGGAAATGAAGATAACAGCAAGGTTAGAAGTTCTTCAGCAATGAGCTCAATTATGGATTGGTATCTCTCCCTTGAGTCTGGCAAGTTTTGGTTCTCAGCTCAGGTTTTTAACCGCGAG AATGGCCATGTTGGTTTTATGCTATCTTGTTATGATGCTGAGGTTAGCTATGATTGCAGCACAAATACTTTCAGAGCAAG GTATCCGACACAGGGGAGGCGAATAGTAGAGGAAAACATAGAATGGAATAGGCTAAGAGCACCAACTGTTGATACTCCTCCTTATGTTCTTCATATATCAGATTGCTTAAATGATCTGAAACCTGATGATCACTTTGAGATTCAGTGGAGAAAAAGCAAAGAGTTCCCATATG GTTGGTGGTATGGAGCTGTTGGACACTTGGAGTCCTGTAATGGCAATGAATTGAATTGCCATTGCCATTCCAGTG ACACAGTGCTACTGGAGTTCAAACAGTACACCCCCGGCTCGAGATGGAGGCAAATAGTGATAAACAGAAAGGAACACAGAGAAGTGGGCAATGAAGCAGATGGTTTTTATGGAGGAATCAGAAAGCTTTATAGTGACAAAGAGATTTCATTGTGGAAGAGCCTCTGGCCTAGCAGCACTTTGGAATAG